The genomic stretch GCCTACATCAGCATCACCGGAGAGCGTCAGGGCCTCATTACCGCCGGAAACTTCACCGAGGCATCTGTCGGCAACATCTTTCAGGAAGGACACGAGGACGAAAGTCTGGTGGAAGCCTTCGAACACCAGATCATCCTCCCCCGCGACCCTCAATCCGGCCAGCCCACTGGCCAGCGCGTGCACAAGCCCCTCAAGATTACCAAAGTCATGGACAAGGCATCACCCCTGCTTTTCCGGTCACTGGTCAGTGGCGAGCGCCTTCCCAAGGTCGCGATGAAGTTCTACCGCACCTCGGCATCTGGAACCATGGAACACTACTTCACCATCCAACTCGAAGACGCCATCATCGTGGACATCCAAGCCTACATGCCCAACTGCCAAGACCCTGGACAAGCGCATTTCACCCATCTTGAAGACGTCTACATGACCTACCGCAAAA from Desulfomicrobium macestii encodes the following:
- a CDS encoding Hcp family type VI secretion system effector, whose protein sequence is MPVPAYISITGERQGLITAGNFTEASVGNIFQEGHEDESLVEAFEHQIILPRDPQSGQPTGQRVHKPLKITKVMDKASPLLFRSLVSGERLPKVAMKFYRTSASGTMEHYFTIQLEDAIIVDIQAYMPNCQDPGQAHFTHLEDVYMTYRKIIKTHEIASTSESDDWRTMSASA